In Archaeoglobus profundus DSM 5631, the sequence CATCGATGCTGAAGATCTATGTATCGAGTAAAGGTTCACAGAGATGTAGAGAAATTCCTTCGTAAAATTCCCAAGCACGATGCGGAGAGAATCCGTGAGATGATCCTGAGTCTCAAAGATCCTTTCTCCAGCAAGCCTGTTAAAGTTAAAGGTGAAGAGAACACTTTTCGTTTGAGAGTTGGAAAGTATCGAATCCTTTTCTTCATCGACGAGGATCAAAAGATCGTTATCGTTTCTAAGGTGGAT encodes:
- a CDS encoding type II toxin-antitoxin system RelE family toxin; this encodes MYRVKVHRDVEKFLRKIPKHDAERIREMILSLKDPFSSKPVKVKGEENTFRLRVGKYRILFFIDEDQKIVIVSKVDKRERVYDRL